CGGAGAAGCGGAATAATCAGCGGGCGCCACCATTGATTGCGAGGGGGGGGATACGACGATGGCGAAGGCATACATCATCGCGTCGGTTCGCACGGCGGTGGGCAAGGCGTACAAGGGAAGCCTGAAGGACACCCGCCCGGACGACCTCGGCGCGGCGGCGATTCGAGCGGCGCTGGACCGCGTGCCGAACCTCGACCCGGCGCGCATCGACGACGTGATCATGGGATGCGCGATGCCCGAGGGGGAGCAGGGGATGAACGTCGCCCGCATCTGCGCCCTGAAGGCGGGGGTGCCGGACAGCGTCCCCGCGATGACGGTCAACCGGTTCTGCTCCTCGGGGCTGCAGTCGATCGCGATCGCGGCGGAACGGATCCTCGCGGGGTTCGCCGACGTGGTCGTGGCCGGCGGCGCCGAGTCGATGACGATGGTCCCGATGGGCGGCAACAAGCCTTCCTTCAACCCGGAACTGATCGAACACCGCCCGGAGGTCTTCCTGCCGATGGGGCTGACCGCCGAGGAAGTGGCCCGCCGATACAAGGTGACGCGGGAGGACCAGGACCAGTTCGCCTACCACAGCCACCGCAAGGCGCTCGCGGCGATCCAGGACGGCAAGTTCCGGGACGAGATCGTTCCGGTCAGCACGGTCCTGTTCCAGCGGAAGGACGGCGGGCCGCCCCTGCGCAAGGAGATCGTCTTCGACACGGACGACGGGCCTCGCGCCGATACGACGGTCGAGGCGCTGGCGAAGCTCAAGCCCGCCTTCTTTGCTTCGGGGACGGTGACGGCGGGGAACTCCTCCCAGATGAGCGACGGCGCCGCCGCCGCGATCGTCGTCTCGGAGAAGGTGTTGAAAGGACTCGGCGTGGAGCCGATGGCGCGCTTCCTCGGATTCGCCGTCGCCGGCGTCGCCCCCGAGGTGATGGGGATCGGCCCGATCGCGGCGATCCCGAAGCTCATGAAGCGGTTGCGGATGAAGCTCAACCGCATCGACCTGGTCGAGCTGAACGAGGCGTTCGCCTCGCAGTCCCTTACCGTGATCCGGGAGCTGTCGCTCGACCCCGACAAGGTGAACGTGAACGGCGGCGCGATCGCCCTCGGCCACCCGCTCGGGTGCACCGGGGCCAAGCTCACCGCGACGCTTCTCTACGAGATGAAGCGCCGCAACGCGACCCTTGGCCTCGTCTCGATGTGCATCGGCGGCGGGATGGGCGCCGCGGGGCTCTTCGAGCGCGCGTAACCCGGCAGGCGCCCCGAAAAAATCGGTTGACACGCTCGGGGGCGCACGCATAATCTATATATCCCATAATAAACGTAGTCATTCGTTTGGCGCCCACAATAGAAAGGAGACCGACGATGTCCTCTACGCTCAAGCCGGAAACGATCGCCCTTCACGGAGGGCAGAAACCCGACCCGACGACGAACGCCCGGGCGGTGCCGATCTACCAGACCACCTCGTACGTCTTCAACGATACCGCGCACGCGGCGAGGCTCTTCGGGTTGCAGGAGTTCGGGAACATCTACACCCGGATCATGAACCCGACGACCGACGTCCTCGAGCAGCGGGTCGCGCAGCTGGAAGGGGGCACCGGAGCGCTTGCGGTCGCTTCCGGCCAGGCGGCCTCGACGCTCGCCCTGCTGAACATCGCCCGCGCGGGGGACGAGATCCTCTCGTCGGCCTCCCTCTACGGCGGGACGTACAACCTGTTTCACTACACTTTCCCGAAGATGGGGATCGAGGTGAAGTTCGTCGACCCGAAGAACCCGGGGAGCTTCCGGAAAGCGCTCACGAAGAAGACGAAGGCGGTCTTTGCGGAAAGCGTGGGGAACCCGAAGCTCGACACGCTCGACTTCGCCGCGGTTTCGAAGGTCGCGCACGACGCGGGGATCCCGCTGGTGGTCGACAACACGATGCCCTCCCCCTTCCTGCTGCGCCCCTTCGACCATGGGGCGGACATCGTGATCCACTCCGCCACCAAGTTCATCGGCGGCCACGGGACCTCGATCGGCGGCATCGTCGTCGACTCCGGGAAGTTTCACTGGGGGAACGGGAACTTCCCCGAGTTCACCGCGCCCGACCCGTCGTACCACGGGTTGAAATATTGGGACGTCTTCGGAAATTTCCCGGGCCTCGGGAACGTAGCGTTCATCATCAAGCTGCGGGTCCAGCTGCTGCGCGATCTCGGGCCGGCGCTGTCGCCCTTCAACGCCTTCCAGTTCCTGCAGGGGCTGGAGACCCTTCACCTGCGGATGGAGCGGCACAGTACCAACGCCCTGGCCGTCGGGAAGTTCCTCGAGAAGCATCCCAACGTCTCCTGGGTCAACTACCCGGGGCTGCCGAACCACCCCACGCACGCCCTCGCGAAGAAGTACCACCACCGCGGGCTGTACGGCGCGATCCTCGGGTTCGGCATCAAGGGAGGCGTCGCGGCGGGAAAGAAGTTCATCGAGAGCCTCAAGCTCTTCTCCCATCTCGCGAACATCGGCGACGCGAAGAGCCTCGTGATCCACCCGGCGTCCACGACGCACCAGCAGCTCACCCCGGAGGAGCAGATCGCCACCGGCGTCACGGACGACTTCGTCCGTCTCTCGGTCGGGATCGAAAACATCGACGACATCGTCGCGGACCTCGACCAGGCGCTCCGCAAGAGCTGACGAGTTCCGTTTTCATCCGCCCGGGGGGTTCGCCCTCCGGGTGTTTTTTTTGCTTTCGTACTTGACATTTACGTTAAGTAGAAGTATAAGGAAACGAGGGCCCCGGGAACCCGGGGAAGCATGCGGGAGGTGAGCCGATGACGACCGGAGAGAAGATTCTGCACGGCGGCGGGTACCTGATCGAGGACGCAACCGCGGGGTCCGTCTTCACCCCCGAGGAGTTCAGCGACGAGCAGCTTCAGCTCGCCGACACCACGGACCAGTTCCTCCGCGAAAAGGTCCTCCCCCACGTAGAGAAACTCGAGAACCACGACTTCGACCTGATGGTCAAGCTCCTGCGCCAGTTCGGGGAACTGGGCCTGCTGATGATCGACGCTCCCGAGGAGTACGGGGGCCTCGATCTCCCGAAAACCACGAGCATGCTCGCGGCGGAAAAGGCGTCCATCTACGGCGGCTTCTCCGTGGCGTACACCGCGCACTCGGGGATCGGCACCCTTCCCCTCGTCTATTACGGGACGAAGGAGCAGAAGGAGAAGTACCTCGGGAAGATCATCACCGGCGAGTGGATGGCCGCCTACTGTCTCACGGAGCCCGACTCCGGCAGCGACGCCCTCGGGGCGAAGACGACCGCCACCCTCACCCCCGACGGGAAATATTACCTCCTCAACGGCACCAAGCAGTTCACCACGAACGGCTCCTTCGCCGACATCTTCACGGTCTTCGCCAAGATCGACCGGGAGCATTTCACCGCGTTCCTGGTCGAGCGCACCTTCGAGGGGGTAAAGCCCGGGCCCGAGGAGAAGAAGTTGGGGATCCACGGATCCTCCACGACCCAGGTGGTCCTCGAGGACGCGAAGGTCCCGGTGGAGAACGTGCTCGGCGAGATCGGCAAGGGCCACAAGATCGCCTTCAACGTGCTGAACGTCGGGCGCCTCAAGCTCGGCGCCTGCGTCACCGGCGCGGGAAAGTTCGCCTTCGCGGAAGGGGTGAAGTACGCGAACCTGCGCAAGCAGTTCGGCGTAACCATCGGGACGTTCGGTGCGATCCGGGAAAAGATCGCGGACACCGCGGCGGCGCTGTTCGCCTCCGAGGCCCTGGTGTATCGCGTGGCCGGGATGATCGACGACCGCCTGGCCATCGTCCCGAAGGGGATCCCCGACTACTACGACAAGTACCAGCTGGGGATCGAGGATTACTCCATCGAGTGCGCGATCGCGAAGGTCTTCTGCAGCGACGTCCTCGCCCAGGTGGTCGACGAGGTCATCCAGATCTTCGGCGGATATGGCTACACGCAGGAGTACCCCGCGGAGCGCTACTACCGCGACGAGCGGATCAACCGGATCTTCGAGGGGACGAACGAGATCAACCGGATGCTCATCCCCGGTACGCTCCTGCGGCGGGCGATGAAGGGGGAGATCCCGCTGCAGGACGAGGTGATGAAGGCGGTGGGACGCCTCTCCGCCGCCGCGGGCGAAGCGCCGTCCGGGTTGTTCGGCGCCGAGAAAGCGTTGCTGCGCAACCTGAAGGACGCCTTCCTCGTGCTGGCGGGCGCGGCCGTGCAGCGGTTCGGAGCGAAGGTGAAGGACGAGCAGGAAACGCTGCTCGCGCTCGCCGACGTCGCGATCGGCGTCTTCGCCCTCGAAAGCGCGGTCCTGCGGGCCGAAAAGATCGCGGCCTCGGGAAACGAATCCCGCGCGGAGCTTGCCGCCGCGGCCGTCACGACATTCGCCTTCCCGGCGGCCGAGGCGGCCGTCAGCGCGGCGCGGCGCGCGGCGTTCTACATCGGCGAGGGGGACACGCTCAAGATGCTCCTCTCCGGCATCCGGCGCGCGACCCGGTACGACGCCTCCGGCCTGCTCGCCGCGAAGCGGAAGCTCGCCGCCGCCGCCCTCGAATCGGAGCGCTACCCGCTGTGAGGGCGGTCCGCGCCCGCACCCCCACGCGACGAGAGGTGCACGGCTGCGTCGCCTCGGAGGGCGGGGCTCCGTTCGTGGCTCGCCATGCGGTGAACCCGCACGGCTGCGCTTTACCTCACTGCGCCCCCCCTCCTGAGGCGACTCCGCCGAAGGGAAAGTCCCGGAGGCGCAGCGGCTTCCTGCGAGAAGGAGTGTCCCTCGCCCACAACCCACAAGCCATAGTATGATCTGAGATATTTTTGATCGGGGGGTGGGGGATGAAAAAGCTCGCCGTCGCGCTGTCGTTCCTGCTGCTGTCGTCGCACGCCTTCGCGCTGGAGGTCGCCGGGGTGAACGTATCCCCGACCGTGGTCCTCCACCAGAAGACGCTCTCGCTGAACGGCGCGGGGATCCGCAAGGCGTACGTCTTCGTCAAGGTGTACGTCGGGTCGCTCTACACGGAGCGGAAGGTGACGACGCCCGCGCAGCTCCTCGCCGACCCCGGCGAAAAGCTCATCCGGATGAGCTTCGTGCACAGCAAGGTGGAGAAGGAGAAGATCGTCGGGGCGTTCGCCGAGGGTCTCGTGAACAACTCTCCCGCCGTGGCGCGTTCCGCCGAGGCGAAGGCGTTCCTCTCCTGGTTCACGGCTGATTTCGTCTCGGGCGACACGGTCGACATCTCCCTGTCTCCGGACGGGACAGTGGCCGCGTCGCACAACGGGAAGGTGCTCGGAACGATCCGGTCCCCGGCGCTCGTCCAGGGGGTGCTCCTCATCTGGGTCGGGGAGAAGCCGGCCGACGGGGGCCTGAAGAAGGGGATGCTCGGGAACGGGTGAGCCGGCCCGCGCTATCTCGGGATGCCGTAGAAGTCGACGATCCGCTTCCGGTACTCCGAGATGTCCCGCGCCAGGGACGACAGCTTTCCGATCCTGCGGTGGATCGCGTCCGTGTGGGAGTCGAGCAGCTCGATCAGGCGCGGCATGATCCTGTCCGGCATCTTCGTCTCGTGGTAGATCTCCGCCAGCTCCTGCATCTGCCGGAGCGAGAGCCCCAGCTCCTTCAACTTCAGGACGAACTTGATCCTCCGGATGTCGTCCTTCGTGTAGTAGCGGATCCCCCCCCCGGTCCGCTGCGGAAGGTCGATCAAGCCCATCTGCTCGTAGAGCCGCAGCGTCCGGGTCGTCACCCCGAGCGAACGGGAGAGCTCGCCGATCTGCTGGTGGTCTTCGCTGGTTTTCATCTTCACTCGTACTTTACCTCAACGTCAATGTTAACCATCGCTCTCCCAGGTGTCAAGGTCTTCTGATACACTTGGTCGCATGGGAAGCGACGAACTGTTGCATGGCGCTCCTCCGACGGATTCTCTCTCAGGGGAACGGATGTTGGCGGCGATCCTGAACAGCCTGAGCGAGGCGGTGATCACCGTCGGCCGGGATCACCGCATCGCCTCGTTCAATCGGGCCGCGGAGCGCCTGGTCGGGATCACGGTGACGGAAGCGCTCGGGATCGATTGCCGCGAGGTGCTCCGCGCCTCCTTCGGCCCCGCGCAGCACGATTGCCCGATGGGGGAGCTCGGCGAGGGGGGAAAGCCCCGGGTCGACGTCGAGGGGACTCTCGTCCGCGCGGACGGCCGCATCGTTCCCGTCTCCGCAAGCTGGGCGTTCTTTTCGGGCGAGACGGGCGAGGTGCACGGCTTCGTCATCTCCTTCCGCTCCTTCGAGGAGATCGAGCGGATCGCCGAGGAGCGAAAGTCGAAATTCCCGTTCCGCGACATCGTCGGAAAAACGCCGCGGATCCGACGGATCTTCGACCTCGTCGAGGTGGTCAAGGACACGGATTCCACCGTGCTGATCACCGGGGAGAGCGGTACCGGGAAAGGCCTGTTCGCCCGGGCGATCCACGACCTGTCGCCCCGCAGGGAGAAGCCGTTCGTCAAGGTCAACGCGGCGGCCCTCACGGAGACGCTGCTCGAGTCCGAGCTGTTCGGCCACGTGAAGGGGGCCTTCACGGGCGCCGTGGCGGACAAGGTGGGGCGGTTCGAGGCGGCCGACGGCGGGACGATCTTCCTCGACGAGATCGGCGAGATCTCCCCGGCCCTCCAGGTGAAGCTGCTTCGCGTCCTGCAGGACCACGAGTTCGAGCGCGTCGGGAGCAGCAGGACGCAGCATGCCGACGTGCGGGTGATCGCCGCCACGAACCGGGATCTGAAGGAAGAGATGCGCGCCGGCCGGTTCCGGGAGGATCTCTTCTACCGCCTGAACGTCATCCCCCTCGTCGTCCCGCCGCTGCGCGAGCGCCGCGAGGACATCCCCCTGTTGGTCGATCACGTCCTGAAGTCTCTCCGGAAGCGCGGGCTCGACCGGGTGCGCGCCGTCTCCCCCGAGGCGATGCGGTGCCTGATCGAGTACCCGTGGCCCGGCAACGTTCGGGAACTGGAGAACGTGCTCGAGCGGGGGGCCGTCTGCTCCCGGGGCGCGGTGCTCGGGATCGACGACGTCGCGGACGAGGTGAGGGAGCATGGCCGCCCCCTCCCGAAGGAGACGGTCGCCGATCCCGCCGCGGACCTCCCCGCGACCCGGGAAGACGCTACCCGACGGTCGGTGGACGACGCCCCGCCCGGAGAGAGGGACCTCCTGCTTCGGGCGCTCGAGGAGCACCGGTGGAACCGTGGGACCGCGGCGGCGGCCCTCGGGATCGACCGCTCCACCCTCTGGCGCAAGATGAAACGTCTCGGCATCGCCTGACCCGGTCTGCCACATAATGTCGCGCACTGTGAAACAAAATGTATGCACCCACAGGGAGCCTGCGCATCATGCGTTCCGGATCGCTTCCTGATTCGTTTGTCCGTTCGCAACTTACGCATCTTCCGTTCATATCCTCGGGTTGGCGCCCCAAATGCAGTTACCTCCGCAACGGACGACTCCCGCGAACATCCAACCGGGAGTGGAATGGAAGGGGATATGATGAACGTCGAACGTTGGATCCGGGTGATCGCGGGAACATTCGTGCTGGTGAGCCTCGGGCTGGGGTGGTACGTTTCTCCCTGGTTCCTGCTGTTCACCGCCTTCGTGGGGCTCAACCTGTTCCAGTCGGGGTGGACGAACTGGTGCCTGATGGAGAAGATCCTGATCAAACTGGGCGTGCCCCGGAGATAGGGGGAGGCGGATGCCTCTGTACGAGTACCGGTGCGAAACGTGCGGTCAGCAGTACGAGTCGTACAAGCGGCTGACCGAGGAGAAGAAGGACGAGGCGTGCCCCGCGTGCGGCGGCCGCGCGGTCAAGATGGGGATCTCCCTGTTCACCGCGAAGGGGACCTCGCCCAGGGGCGGTTCAACCTGCGGCTCCGGCCCGCGCCGCTCGCCGTTCGGATGAGCGTGATCTTCGGCTCGGCGGTCGCCGACCCAAGCACACCATTCCATTAGTACGGCAACGTATTGGGAAGGCAGCTCAGAAAGCGCGCAACAGGAGGGTCCGGCTGCGTCGCCTCGGAGGGCGGGGCTCCGTTCGTGGCTCGCCGTGCGATGAACCTGCACGGCTGCGCTTTACCTCACTGCGCCCCCCCTCCTGCGGCCACTCCGCCGAAGTGGGAGCCCCGGATGCGCAGCGCCTTCCGGGATCGGTTTGGATTCGTTCCGTATTTTTGAAGAGGAGCACTAAGGCATGAGGAGTAAAGATAATGGGTGACTGGCTGCCGTTGGTCCTGTTCGCCGCGGTAGTCGTCGTGTTCCTGCTTCGGATCGGGTCCGGGGGCGGGTGAGGCCCCCGGTGCTGACCGTCGGCCGTGCGCCGGCGGCAAGAGGGGAGGAAGCGATGTTCATCACGGTGCGTACGCGGAAATCGCTTGGGGAGGTTCGGCAGCGGTTCGAGGAAGCCGCGGCGGAGCACAAGTTCGGGGTTCTCGGAGTCCACGATGTCGGGGATCGGCTCCGGGCGAAAGGGCTTTCCTTCGATCGGAAGTTCTACGTCTACGAAGTCTGCAACCCCGTTGCGGCGAAAAAGGTGCTCGACGTCAATGTCCGGATCGGGACCGCGCTGCCGTGCCGGGTGACGATCTACACGGACGGCGGGGAAGTAGTCCTCGAGACGCTGAAACCGACGACGATGCTGGCGATGTTCGACGAGCCGACACTCGACGGCACCGCCCGGGACATCGAGACGGCCATCGAATCGATGATGAAGGACGCCGCGAAATAGGCGCCTTCGGGCCGCCCTCGTCGTCGTTGCCGGTTTTTAACGAACGATGTTCAGGTTCGGCTTGATCAGCTCGAGGAACTCCATCCGCGTCGACTCCCGGGTGCGGAACACCCCGAGCATCGCCGAGGTCACCGCCTTGGCGTTCTGCTTCTCCACGCCGCGCATCATCATGCACAGGTGAAACGCCTCGACGACCACCGCCACGCCGTGCGGCTGGAGCGTGTCCATGAGGGCGGTCGCGATCTCCTGCGTCAGCCGCTCCTGGACCTGCAGCCGGCGGGCGTAGAGCTCGACGACGCGGGCGATCTTCGACAGCCCGACGATGTGCTTGCGCGGCATGTACGCCACGTGGCACTTCCCGAAGAACGGCAGCATGTGGTGCTCGCACATCGAGAAGACGTCGATGTCCTTGACGGTCACCATCTCGTCGTACTGCTCGTGGAAGATGGCGCTCCGCAGCACTTCGCGCGGGTCCTGCCGGTACCCTTGCGTCAAAAACGCGATCGATTTCTCGAACCGCTCCGGGGTTTTCTTCAATCCCTCGCGGTCGGGGTCCTCTCCGATCTTGATCAGTAGGTCGCGGATGATATCCTGCATGGTGGAATTATCTTAATGCAGTAGGAGGATCCCCCCAAATGAAAAAGGGTCCGGTCTGAGGGGGCGCATGCGGACCGACGAGGAGTTGATGCTCCTCTTCCGGGAGGGGAGCCGGGAGGCGTTCGAGGAGTTGTTCTCCCGCCATCACCGCGCCGTGGTCCGGTTCGCCTGGCGGATGACGGGGGACCCCTCCGCCGCGGAAGATGCGGCCCAGGAGATCTTCCTGCGGATCGCCCGCGCCGCGCCCACGTACCACCCCACGGCGAAATTCACCACATGGATGTACACCGTCGCGCGCCGCACTACCCTCAATTACCTGCGGGACACGAAGGAGGGCGGGGAGAAGGTCCCGCTTCTTTCGGAAGGGGGGGGAGAGGACGCCGCCTATCCGGTGCAGCTGCCGGGGCCGGATGACCGGAACCCCGAACAGGTCGTCTGGGAGGCGCAGCTCACGGAACGGTTCCGGACCGCCCTGGGAGAACTTCCGGAGGGGCATCGCGCCGCGTTCGTCCTCAACCGGGGGGACGGGCTCTCCTACGCGGAGGTGGCGCAGGTCCTCGGGGTCACGGTCCAAGCGGTCAAGACGCGAATCTTCCGTGCCCGCGAGATGCTCCTCTCCCTGCTGGCGAAAGACGTATCGGCGTGAAACCTTTCCCCCCTTCCCGGGTTTACAGGGACAGGACGGAGGATGACGATGGCTTGCCGTGACATCCGTGAAACGATCAGCGCCTGCGTGGACGGCGAGGCGTCGCCCGAAGAGGCGGCATCGGTGCGCGAGCACCTCGCTTCCTGCGAGCGGTGCCGGGTGCTGGAGCGGCAGATGCGCGCGGTGGGGGCGGGGGTCCGGCAGGTCCGGAATGCCGTGCCCGGCGGTTTCCGGGAGGCGGTCTTTGCCCGTCTCGACGCGGAAGGGGTGCTCCCCCCCCGAAAGAGGACGTTCTCCGTTTCCTGGCGTTGGGCTGCGGTTTCGCTGGCCGCGGCGGCCGGGGTGGGGTTGTTCCTCCTCACCTCGCGGGAGGCGGTCCGGGCTCCCATCCCGCAGGGGTCCGCCACGGCCCGGCTCGAGACGTCCGCTCCCATCCCGACCGTTCCGGCCCCCCCTGCGGCCCTTCAAGGGAATGCGGCCGCACTCTCCGCGGAGGACCGCGAGATGCTCGCCCTGCTCGACATCCTCGAAGACCCGTCCGCTTTCGATTCGAACGGCGATGCGGAGGCGGTGGAACTGCTTGCCCCGGGGGATTCCGCGGAGTCGCCGAACTCTCCCCGGGGCGGAAGGAGCGGCGCATGGCTGGGGATTCATACCGTTTCGTGAGATCGATCGCGCTTGCGTTTTTCCCGCTCGCGTTCGGGATCGTTCTCCCGTTGTCCGGAACCGCTTTCGCGCTGGGGGGCGGCGGGGAAGCGAACGTTCTTGCACGCGCCGCGGGAGAGGGAACCGCGGAATCGGTCGCGCCGGATCCCCCGCGCCTGGACAACGTGCCGCAGGAGCGGCTTGAGCGGTGGCGGGCGATGCCCCCCGAAGAGCGCGAGCGGATCCGGGAGCGGTACCACCGGTGGAAGGAGCTGCCACCGGAACAGCGCGAGCGGATCAAGGAGCGGCACCGTCGATGGCGTGCACTCCCGGAGGCGCAGCGGCGCTACCTGAAGGACCGCAGGGAACTGATGAAGAACGCCGGGCCGGAGGAGCGGCGCGTCGTACGTTCATTCTTCGCCCGGATGCGCTCCCTCCCGGCGGAAGAGCGCCACGCGGTGAGGAAAATGATCCGGGAGGTGCGCTCTCTGCCGCCG
The sequence above is a segment of the Deltaproteobacteria bacterium CG2_30_66_27 genome. Coding sequences within it:
- a CDS encoding acetyl-CoA acetyltransferase (Catalyzes the synthesis of acetoacetyl coenzyme A from two molecules of acetyl coenzyme A. It can also act as a thiolase, catalyzing the reverse reaction and generating two-carbon units from the four-carbon product of fatty acid oxidation) yields the protein MAKAYIIASVRTAVGKAYKGSLKDTRPDDLGAAAIRAALDRVPNLDPARIDDVIMGCAMPEGEQGMNVARICALKAGVPDSVPAMTVNRFCSSGLQSIAIAAERILAGFADVVVAGGAESMTMVPMGGNKPSFNPELIEHRPEVFLPMGLTAEEVARRYKVTREDQDQFAYHSHRKALAAIQDGKFRDEIVPVSTVLFQRKDGGPPLRKEIVFDTDDGPRADTTVEALAKLKPAFFASGTVTAGNSSQMSDGAAAAIVVSEKVLKGLGVEPMARFLGFAVAGVAPEVMGIGPIAAIPKLMKRLRMKLNRIDLVELNEAFASQSLTVIRELSLDPDKVNVNGGAIALGHPLGCTGAKLTATLLYEMKRRNATLGLVSMCIGGGMGAAGLFERA
- a CDS encoding O-acetylhomoserine aminocarboxypropyltransferase (catalyzes the formation of L-methionine and acetate from O-acetyl-L-homoserine and methanethiol) — translated: MSSTLKPETIALHGGQKPDPTTNARAVPIYQTTSYVFNDTAHAARLFGLQEFGNIYTRIMNPTTDVLEQRVAQLEGGTGALAVASGQAASTLALLNIARAGDEILSSASLYGGTYNLFHYTFPKMGIEVKFVDPKNPGSFRKALTKKTKAVFAESVGNPKLDTLDFAAVSKVAHDAGIPLVVDNTMPSPFLLRPFDHGADIVIHSATKFIGGHGTSIGGIVVDSGKFHWGNGNFPEFTAPDPSYHGLKYWDVFGNFPGLGNVAFIIKLRVQLLRDLGPALSPFNAFQFLQGLETLHLRMERHSTNALAVGKFLEKHPNVSWVNYPGLPNHPTHALAKKYHHRGLYGAILGFGIKGGVAAGKKFIESLKLFSHLANIGDAKSLVIHPASTTHQQLTPEEQIATGVTDDFVRLSVGIENIDDIVADLDQALRKS
- a CDS encoding acyl-CoA dehydrogenase, which gives rise to MTTGEKILHGGGYLIEDATAGSVFTPEEFSDEQLQLADTTDQFLREKVLPHVEKLENHDFDLMVKLLRQFGELGLLMIDAPEEYGGLDLPKTTSMLAAEKASIYGGFSVAYTAHSGIGTLPLVYYGTKEQKEKYLGKIITGEWMAAYCLTEPDSGSDALGAKTTATLTPDGKYYLLNGTKQFTTNGSFADIFTVFAKIDREHFTAFLVERTFEGVKPGPEEKKLGIHGSSTTQVVLEDAKVPVENVLGEIGKGHKIAFNVLNVGRLKLGACVTGAGKFAFAEGVKYANLRKQFGVTIGTFGAIREKIADTAAALFASEALVYRVAGMIDDRLAIVPKGIPDYYDKYQLGIEDYSIECAIAKVFCSDVLAQVVDEVIQIFGGYGYTQEYPAERYYRDERINRIFEGTNEINRMLIPGTLLRRAMKGEIPLQDEVMKAVGRLSAAAGEAPSGLFGAEKALLRNLKDAFLVLAGAAVQRFGAKVKDEQETLLALADVAIGVFALESAVLRAEKIAASGNESRAELAAAAVTTFAFPAAEAAVSAARRAAFYIGEGDTLKMLLSGIRRATRYDASGLLAAKRKLAAAALESERYPL
- a CDS encoding MerR family transcriptional regulator, whose amino-acid sequence is MKTSEDHQQIGELSRSLGVTTRTLRLYEQMGLIDLPQRTGGGIRYYTKDDIRRIKFVLKLKELGLSLRQMQELAEIYHETKMPDRIMPRLIELLDSHTDAIHRRIGKLSSLARDISEYRKRIVDFYGIPR
- a CDS encoding rhodanese, translated to MNVERWIRVIAGTFVLVSLGLGWYVSPWFLLFTAFVGLNLFQSGWTNWCLMEKILIKLGVPRR
- a CDS encoding GTP cyclohydrolase I FolE; amino-acid sequence: MQDIIRDLLIKIGEDPDREGLKKTPERFEKSIAFLTQGYRQDPREVLRSAIFHEQYDEMVTVKDIDVFSMCEHHMLPFFGKCHVAYMPRKHIVGLSKIARVVELYARRLQVQERLTQEIATALMDTLQPHGVAVVVEAFHLCMMMRGVEKQNAKAVTSAMLGVFRTRESTRMEFLELIKPNLNIVR